One uncultured Methanobrevibacter sp. DNA segment encodes these proteins:
- a CDS encoding ABC transporter permease, translated as MNKNQLLKFFGYKLVRFVILIIAVAIFSFVLLDLSPIDPVNAYLRQAAVSEAQRQILQEYFGTNVPLTTKIFHWLMDLLQGNLGTSLIYRAPVIDIIIEKASASLVLMAISWILSGVIGFAMGVVAGKNKGSWIDKAVKVYCYAIQSAPSFWVGMLILMIFAVYLGWFPIGFGVPIGVRSTDATFMEWASRLVLPALTLSLVGLAPIAMYTRNELIQVLSSDYVLFAKSRGEKGWDLIKNHGIRNILLPAVTLQFLSFSELFGGAVLVEQVFSYPGIGQTAVAAGLSSDVPLFLGIVIFSAIFVFIGNLLADLSYYLIDPRIKESEFND; from the coding sequence TTGAATAAAAATCAATTATTGAAATTTTTTGGTTACAAGCTAGTGCGCTTTGTAATACTGATTATTGCAGTTGCAATTTTTAGTTTTGTGTTATTAGATTTATCCCCTATTGATCCAGTCAATGCATATTTAAGACAGGCTGCCGTATCGGAAGCGCAAAGACAGATTCTTCAGGAATATTTTGGTACCAATGTTCCACTTACCACTAAAATTTTCCATTGGTTAATGGATTTGCTGCAGGGTAATCTTGGAACATCTTTGATATATCGTGCACCGGTCATTGATATCATAATTGAAAAGGCTTCAGCTTCTCTAGTATTGATGGCTATCTCATGGATATTAAGTGGAGTTATTGGTTTTGCTATGGGTGTTGTAGCCGGTAAAAACAAAGGGTCTTGGATTGATAAGGCAGTTAAAGTTTACTGTTATGCCATTCAATCAGCTCCATCATTTTGGGTAGGAATGCTTATTTTAATGATATTTGCTGTTTATTTAGGATGGTTCCCAATAGGATTTGGTGTTCCAATTGGTGTAAGAAGTACTGATGCTACATTTATGGAATGGGCATCAAGACTGGTTCTTCCAGCATTAACTTTAAGCCTTGTAGGATTAGCTCCAATTGCGATGTATACTCGTAATGAATTAATCCAAGTATTGTCTTCTGATTATGTATTGTTTGCAAAATCAAGAGGAGAAAAAGGTTGGGATTTAATTAAAAATCATGGAATAAGGAATATATTATTGCCTGCTGTAACATTGCAGTTTTTGTCTTTCAGTGAACTCTTTGGTGGGGCAGTACTTGTGGAACAGGTATTTTCCTATCCTGGTATTGGACAAACGGCCGTAGCCGCAGGTCTTAGCAGTGATGTCCCATTATTTTTAGGAATTGTAATATTCAGTGCAATATTCGTATTTATTGGAAACTTGCTTGCAGATCTGTC